One Globicephala melas chromosome 18, mGloMel1.2, whole genome shotgun sequence DNA segment encodes these proteins:
- the POU4F1 gene encoding POU domain, class 4, transcription factor 1, with product MMSMNSKQPHFAMHPTLPEHKYPSLHSSSEAIRRACLPTPPLQSNLFASLDETLLARAEALAAVDIAVSQGKSHPFKPDATYHTMNSVPCTSTSTVPLAHHHHHHHHHQALEPGDLLDHISSPSLALMAGAGGAGAAGGGGGAHDGPGGGGGPGGGGGPGGGGPGGGGGPGGGGPGGGGGGPGGGLLGGSAHPHPHMHGLGHLSHPAAAAAMNMPSGLPHPGLVAAAAHHGAAAAAAAAAAAGQVAAASAAAAVVGAAGLASICDSDTDPRELEAFAERFKQRRIKLGVTQADVGSALANLKIPGVGSLSQSTICRFESLTLSHNNMIALKPILQAWLEEAEGAQREKMNKPELFNGGEKKRKRTSIAAPEKRSLEAYFAVQPRPSSEKIAAIAEKLDLKKNVVRVWFCNQRQKQKRMKFSATY from the exons ATGATGTCCATGAACAGCAAGCAGCCTCACTTTGCCATGCATCCCACCCTCCCTGAGCACAAGTACCCGTCACTGCACTCCAGCTCCGAGGCCATCCGGCGGGCCTGCCTGCCCACGCCGCCG CTACAGAGCAACCTCTTCGCCAGCCTAGACGAAACGCTGCTGGCGCGGGCCGAGGCGCTGGCGGCGGTGGACATCGCCGTGTCCCAGGGCAAGAGCCACCCGTTCAAGCCGGACGCCACGTACCACACGATGAACAGCGTGCCATGCACGTCCACGTCCACCGTGCCGCTGgcgcatcaccaccaccaccaccatcaccaccaggcGCTCGAGCCCGGTGACCTGCTGGACCACATCTCGTCGCCCTCGCTCGCGCTCATGGCCGGCGCGGGCGGCGCGGgcgcggcgggcggcggcggcggcgcccaCGACGGCCCGGGGGGCGGAGGCGGCccggggggcggcggcggcccAGGCGGTGGCGGccccgggggcggcggcggcccgggcggcggcggcccggggggcggcggcgggggcccGGGCGGCGGGCTGCTGGGCGGCTCGGCGCATCCGCATCCGCACATGCACGGCCTGGGCCACCTGTCGCacccggcggcggcggccgccaTGAACATGCCGTCGGGGCTGCCGCACCCCGGgctggtggcggcggcggcgcacCACGgcgcggcagcggcggcggcggcggcggcggcggccgggcaGGTGGCGGCGGCGTCGGCGGCGGCGGCCGTGGTGGGCGCGGCGGGCCTGGCGTCCATCTGCGACTCGGACACGGACCCGCGCGAGCTCGAGGCGTTCGCCGAGCGCTTCAAGCAGCGGCGCATCAAGCTGGGTGTGACGCAGGCCGACGTGGGCTCGGCGCTGGCCAACCTCAAGATCCCGGGCGTGGGCTCGCTCAGCCAGAGCACCATCTGCAGGTTCGAGTCGCTCACGCTCTCGCACAACAACATGATTGCGCTCAAGCCCATCCTGCAGGCGTGGCTGGAGGAAGCCGAGGGCGCGCAGCGCGAGAAAATGAACAAGCCCGAGCTCTTCAACGGTGGCGAGAAGAAGCGCAAGCGGACTTCCATCGCCGCGCCCGAGAAGCGCTCGCTCGAGGCCTACTTCGCCGTACAGCCCCGGCCCTCGTCCGAGAAGATCGCCGCCATCGCCGAGAAACTGGACCTCAAAAAGAACGTGGTGCGGGTGTGGTTTTGCAACCAGAGACAGAAGCAGAAGCGGATGAAATTCTCCGCCACTTACTGA